A window of Sphingorhabdus lacus contains these coding sequences:
- a CDS encoding response regulator, whose amino-acid sequence MKSCLIVDDSKVIRKVARHILETMQFDVAEAADGKEALDHCAQTTPDVILLDWNMPIMSGMDFLRAYRSSVASPMAKVIFCTTENGIGHIKAAIDAGADEYVMKPFDRETLEAKLQIVGCI is encoded by the coding sequence ATGAAATCCTGTTTGATAGTCGATGACAGCAAGGTAATCCGCAAGGTAGCGCGGCATATCCTTGAAACAATGCAGTTTGACGTGGCGGAAGCTGCTGACGGCAAGGAAGCGCTCGACCATTGTGCGCAAACCACACCGGACGTTATATTGCTCGACTGGAATATGCCGATCATGAGCGGCATGGATTTCTTGCGCGCCTACCGGTCATCCGTAGCGTCTCCGATGGCCAAGGTTATTTTTTGCACAACCGAAAATGGCATTGGTCATATCAAGGCGGCAATCGATGCCGGGGCAGACGAATATGTGATGAAGCCGTTTGACCGCGAGACACTTGAGGCCAAGCTGCAAATCGTCGGCTGTATCTAA
- a CDS encoding chemotaxis protein CheW: protein MPSLFLIAHIHGCRVAINSDQIESIVHVPDVIPVPHCDPRVAGLFALRSRVLTLIDSQYVVTGERRTLQRGCLAVVVEIAGHYFGLAVDKVEDVVPLSAEKIQQCIQPDSHWQSVVSETVEVGEQLVMILDPAKLVSREQLMAA from the coding sequence ATGCCCAGCCTGTTTCTGATTGCCCATATACACGGATGCCGAGTGGCCATAAACAGCGACCAGATCGAATCCATTGTGCATGTGCCCGACGTTATTCCGGTACCCCATTGCGACCCGCGCGTCGCGGGCCTTTTCGCACTGCGCAGCCGCGTGCTGACCCTCATCGACAGCCAATATGTCGTCACGGGTGAGCGCCGGACGCTGCAGCGCGGCTGCCTTGCCGTGGTGGTCGAAATTGCAGGCCATTATTTCGGTTTGGCGGTCGACAAGGTTGAAGACGTGGTGCCTCTATCTGCCGAAAAGATCCAGCAGTGCATCCAGCCGGATAGCCATTGGCAATCTGTCGTGTCGGAGACCGTCGAAGTTGGAGAACAGCTTGTCATGATCCTCGATCCGGCCAAGCTGGTGTCGCGCGAACAATTGATGGCCGCATAA